The following nucleotide sequence is from Candidatus Fusobacterium pullicola.
TTGCTAAAGTAATTTCTGGTGTTTCAGTAGGAAAACTAACTTTTTCAAAAATTTCTCCCTTTTCATTTCCAACACCACAGATAAATTTTGTTCCTCCAGCTTCTATTGCACCTATTATCATAAATTTCTCCTTTATATTTTTTCTTTATATTTTACAATTTTTAT
It contains:
- a CDS encoding ROK family protein gives rise to the protein MIIGAIEAGGTKFICGVGNEKGEIFEKVSFPTETPEITLA